GCAAACCGCACTTTAAAGGATCTGTACAGATTATACAAACCCTCTTATAAGAGGTGAACGGCAAGTCTTTTAACGCCTTGCTATTTTAGACAAACAATTATATACGTCCAAACTAACGGCCATGGGCCGACTTGGCCTATCAGCGCCCAGGCTTCGGTCCAAAACAAAACATGAAAGTAGCTTAACAACTTATTGAAACTTTCTTTTAAAATAAAACGTTTAACTTTCTAATTTTTATTACGACACTTAAATCAGGAAAAAATATGGAGATTTATCAGGGAATAATCCTGGGTATTTTACAGGGACTTACAGAGTTCCTGCCGGTTAGCAGTTCAGGCCATCTGGTTCTTGGGCAGATCTATTTCAACATTACTGACTGTGGTCTTGTTTTTGACGCATCCGTACATATGGGAACGTTGGGAGCGGTTTTTATTGTATACTTTAAAGATATCCAGGAAATTTTAAAAAGCATAGTGTACTACGCCGGTACCCGGAACGCATCAGGGCATGAAAAGAATCTGGCCCTGGCTGCAGCCATCATTATCGGGTCAGTGCCCACGGCAATAATAGGATTGGTCCTGAAACGATTTGAGGACATTTTATTCACTTCCTCATTACTAGTGGGATCTATGCTGATCGTAACAGGGGCACTTTTGTGGATCTCCAGGTATTACTACAGGGTTGATGAAGGTAAACATCTAACTATTTCACGGGCTGTTATCATCGGCATTGTCCAGGGCCTTGCCGTAATCCCCGGCATTTCTCGATCCGGTGCCACCATTGCCACCGGACTGTTTACGGGCCTGGACAGGAAAACAGCGGCCCGGTTCTCCTTTCTTTTATCCATCCCCGCCATTCTCGGTGCCCAGGTACTCAGCGTAAAAGATGTGATGGAATCCCAGGGCCACATTGATTCTGTCACCATTTATGGTACAATCGCTTCATTCATCGTTGGACTGGCAGCCTTGAAGCTTTTATTAAAATTGGTGGATACTGGAAAATTCCATCTGTTTGCACCCTATTGCTGGCTGGCCGGAATTATAGCGCTTTTTTCAAATTTCATATAACGGCTATGGGATGAACGGGCATATCATCTGCCAGGCTCAGCCCACAACAACATTTGAAAGATCTGAGTGACTTACCCGGTCTTTCATATAAAAATAGAGGAGGTAACTATGCATCCTGGAATATTTAGGGAATATGACATCCGCGGCATTGCAGGAGAAGAGATTTCTGAACAGGACGCCAATGCCATAGGCAAGGCATATGGATCACTGCTTGTTGGACAGGGCCGAAAAAAAGCATCTGTCGGCCGGGACTGCCGCATCACTTCTGAAGCATATTCAAAGGCCTTTATTGATGGAATTTTGTCTGCTGGATGTGATGTCGTGGACATCGGCCTGTGCCCCACACCGGTTCTCTATTTTTCCATTCACCATCTTAACCTTGAAGGCGGTGCCATGGTTACGGCCAGCCACAACCCGCCGGAATATAACGGGTTTAAACTGATGAGCGGGCTGGAGTCCATCCACAGCCACGGGCTGCAGGAAATACGCAAAATCATTGAAGACAAGAGGTACACCCAGGGTCAGGGGACGTTGACAGAGGCGGATGTAATCTCACCATATATGGCCATGATCCAGGAAAACATCACCCTGAAAAATACAATTCGGGTGGGCATTGATGCCGGCAACGGCACCGGCGGCATAACAGCGTTACCAGTGTTGCAGGGGCTGGGTTGCGAAGTCCATGACATTTACTGCGATTTAGACGGCACCTTTCCCAATCACGAGGCAGATCCCACCCAGAAAAAAAATATGACGGATCTCATTGCCCTAGTGAAAAAAAACAATCTGGACCTTGGCATCGGCTATGACGGGGATGCTGACCGCATTGGTGTGGTGGATAAAAACGGTAATATTATCTACGGGGACCAACTCATGGTGATTTATGCCAAAGAAATTTTGTCCCGTAATCCCGGCGCTACCTTTATATCTGAGGTCAAATGCTCCATGGTCATGTATGATCAGATTGGAAAAATGGGCGGCAACGCCATCATGTGGCGCACAGGACACTCTCTGATCAAAAAGAAAATGAAAGAAGAAGATGCAGCCCTGGCCGGTGAAATGAGCGGGCATATGTTTTTCAAGGACCGCTATTACGGTTATGACGATGCCCTGTATGCCTCCTGCAGGCTTCTGGAAATCATGGACAGCACCGGACTTGGTGTGGATGAATTAATCAAGGATCTGCCCAAAACCTTTACCACACCGGAGATCCGGGTCGATTGTCCGGACGCAGTCAAGTTCAAGGTTGTGGAAAAGATAGTGGCATTGTATAAAGCCCGGCAAGAGGTCATTGACATTGACGGGATGCGGGCCATTTATGAAGACGGATGGGGTCTTGTTCGTGCCTCCAATACTCAGCCGGCCCTGGTGCTTCGTTTTGAAGCCCTGACCGAATCCCGTCTGGAAGAAATTAAAACTGAAATTGAAACTGATTTGAAAAAAATCATTGAGGACACCTAATAATCTCTATGCAACTATCCCCGCCCCAGCAGGACGCTGTTGATCATACCGGCTCCCCAGCCCTTGTGGTTGCGGGAGCCGGTTCAGGTAAAACAAGGACCCTGACCGCCAAATTTTCCCATCTCATTAACATGGGCCACGCCCCGGAGCGCATTCTGGCCATCACATTTACCAATAAAGCGGCCCAGGAGATGAAAACCCGTTTGATGGAGATGACAGGTCTCCACCAGGCCCGCTTTGAATGGGTGAGGACCTATCACTCCGCCTGCCTGATGATCTTAAAACAGCATTGCCAGATCATGGGATACACCCCGCCGTTGCAGGTCTTCACGGTGTACCAGCAGGACAAGCTGATCAAAGAGCTGTGTGTAAAAAACAATATTGACAAAAAATACGCGCGCCGGATTCTATCATCCATATCCCGGGCCAAAAATGACGGAGATCCCGCCAAATATTTTGACCGTAAACCGGGGTTCTTAAACATTCGGATGGCTGATATTTTTGCCCAGTTTGAAGAGCGCCTTACGGAAATGAACTGTGTTGATTTTGATAACATCCTGCTCAAAACCCGAGATCTGCTCAGGGATAACGAAGAGGTCCGCAATTATTACCAGGATCGGTTTTCCTATATCCTGGTGGATGAATACCAGGATACCAACAATCTGCAGGAGGAATTGACCTCCCTTTTGTTGGGGGGGCACCGCAACCTGTTCTGCGTCGGGGATGACTGGCAGGCCGTATATGGATTCCGCGGTTCCAACGTAAACCATTTTTTACGGTTTGCAGAAAAATACAAAGATGCAAAAATTTTCAGGCTGGAGGAAAACTACAGGTCTGCTGACGAGATCGTCCAGACCGCCAATGATCTCATTGACTACAACCCCGACAAAATGGATAAGCGCTGTTTTTCCCAAAAAAAAGGCGGGGTGGTGGAGATCTATGAATTCATGTCCGATGCCCACGAAGCTGAATGGGCTGCCAGGCGCATCTTAAATCTCCACAAACAGGGCCAGGGCATTCCTTATGACAGAATGGCCGTGGTCTACCGAACCAAATTCTGTTCCCTTCCCTTTGAAAAGACCTTCAGGGCGTTTCGCATTCCTTACCGCCTCATGGGCTCCCAAGGTTTTTTTGAACGTATGGAAGTGCTGGACATCAACTCATATCTCAGCGCCTCGTTTTTCCCCAATGATGACCTCTCTTTTGAGCGGATTATCAATACGCCAAAGCGGGGAATCGGGCCCGCCATGATTAAAAAGTTAGCCGCCCTGCGAGACCAGGGCGGATCTTTGCAAGGTGCTGCAAGGATCATGGTACGGGACCGGCTTGTGACCAAAAAAGTCCATGAAAATATGTCCGAGGTCCTGGATATCCTGGATACCATCCATGACATGGCCCCGGCCATGGCCATGGAGACCGTCATTGACCGCACCGGGTATTACGACTACCTGAAAAGTAAAACAAAAACCGACGGGGAATTTGTTTCAAAAAAAGAGAATATCGAACAATTGGTCCACACGGCCCGCACCAAGGATACCATGCTCGAATATTTAGAAGAGGCCGCTTTAATCCGGGAGGACAAAGACGAGGACGATCAGGATGAAAACGGGGTGGGTCTGCTTACCATTCATTCGGCCAAGGGCCTGGAATTTGATGTGGTGTTCATCGTCGGGTGTGAAGAGGGGCTGTTTCCCCACTGGCGTTCCGTTGACGAGGGCGATGCAGCCCTGTCCGAGGAACGCAGGCTCATGTATGTGGCCATGACCCGTGCCGAACGTTTTTTGTACCTGAGCCATGTCAATTACCGCAAAGGCGATTTTGCCACCCCCAGCCGGTTCATTGATCAGGTCCGGGAGTGTCTGGACTAGCCCCAGACGCATACGTCTAATATGGATCTTTTTTTCGGCTTACGCGAACCCGTATCCCAGGCTGCTGCCCGAATGCTGCACCGGGGATCCCGTGCCATCCCTTCTAACCATAAAAAGGTGTTCGTCACCCTTTTTTTTATTATTTTTATTACGGTCACAGGGGTGGGCATTGTGGTGCCCCTGCTTCCCATCTACGCTCACGATCTTGGGGCGGCGGGCATCTATGTGGCCATGATTTTCGGGGCCTTTTCCATCTCCCGGGCGTTTTTTCTGCCCTGGTTCGGCAGTCTTTCAGATAAAAAGGGACGCAAACCCTTTATTCTGGGGGGACTTTTGACCTACATGCTGGTGGCCATTGCCTTTGTCTGGACCGCCAATGTGGAAGGGCTTATTGCCATTCGGTTTATCCAGGGGGCGGGCTCTGCCATGATTATGCCCGTGGTTCAGGCCTATGTCGGGGAAATCTGTCATGGGGGATCCGAAGGATATGCCATGGGACTGTTCAACCTGTCCATGTTTTTGAGTCTTTCTTTTGGGCCGGTGATGGGAGGGATAGTACAACAAGCCTGGTCTTTGGACGCGGCATTCTACTGTATGTCTGTACTATCCGCTTTGGGTGCAATCCTTGGTATTATATTTCTGCCGCCTTTATCCCAGGAGCAAATCCGAATTAATAAACGCGCTCCGGCCTCCATGGCCGTAGTACTCCGGGACCGGGAACTTGCCGGCCTGGTGGTTTTCAGGTATGCCTACACGTCCTGCATCGGCATTGTCTGGTGTTTCATGCCCCTATATGCCGCCAAAACCTTTGGTCTGCCCGGCGGAAAAATCGGATTGCTTGTGACCGCCGGTGTATTTGTTTCAGGCGCCTTGCAACTGCCCATGGGTTATGCTGCAGACCGGTGGAACAGAAAAATCATGGTGGTTGTCGGCGGCATGTTGTCTGCCTCAGGTATCTTATACCCATTTTGGGCCACTTCATTTTTAGATCTGTTTGCAGGCGTTTGTGTCTTCGGGCTGGGCGGAGGAATTGCCATGCCGGCTTTGACCGCCCTGGCCGTTGTTAAAGGAGAACAAAGGCAGGCACAAGGGTCAGTGATGGCCATTTTAACTGCCGCCCACTCCCTTGGTATGTTCACAGGTTCCGTCATGGCCGGCCTGGCCATGGACTTTTTCACTCTTTCCTATGCATTTCCCTGCGGCAGCATTGTCATGGCATTGGGGGTTCTTTTGTTTCCTATTTTGTATCACCGCAATTATCACCACGGAAGACACGGAAGGACACGGAATTGAGCGCTTCGCCCTATTTTCTTTTCCGTGATTTTCCGTGTCGTCCGTGGTTAATTCACTATTCAGGCCATTGGATATACAGGGGCCGGTTGGCGGCAATGAGCCAGATACCGCAGTCCTCAGTCACAGGTT
This window of the uncultured Desulfobacter sp. genome carries:
- a CDS encoding phosphomannomutase/phosphoglucomutase translates to MHPGIFREYDIRGIAGEEISEQDANAIGKAYGSLLVGQGRKKASVGRDCRITSEAYSKAFIDGILSAGCDVVDIGLCPTPVLYFSIHHLNLEGGAMVTASHNPPEYNGFKLMSGLESIHSHGLQEIRKIIEDKRYTQGQGTLTEADVISPYMAMIQENITLKNTIRVGIDAGNGTGGITALPVLQGLGCEVHDIYCDLDGTFPNHEADPTQKKNMTDLIALVKKNNLDLGIGYDGDADRIGVVDKNGNIIYGDQLMVIYAKEILSRNPGATFISEVKCSMVMYDQIGKMGGNAIMWRTGHSLIKKKMKEEDAALAGEMSGHMFFKDRYYGYDDALYASCRLLEIMDSTGLGVDELIKDLPKTFTTPEIRVDCPDAVKFKVVEKIVALYKARQEVIDIDGMRAIYEDGWGLVRASNTQPALVLRFEALTESRLEEIKTEIETDLKKIIEDT
- a CDS encoding MFS transporter: MDLFFGLREPVSQAAARMLHRGSRAIPSNHKKVFVTLFFIIFITVTGVGIVVPLLPIYAHDLGAAGIYVAMIFGAFSISRAFFLPWFGSLSDKKGRKPFILGGLLTYMLVAIAFVWTANVEGLIAIRFIQGAGSAMIMPVVQAYVGEICHGGSEGYAMGLFNLSMFLSLSFGPVMGGIVQQAWSLDAAFYCMSVLSALGAILGIIFLPPLSQEQIRINKRAPASMAVVLRDRELAGLVVFRYAYTSCIGIVWCFMPLYAAKTFGLPGGKIGLLVTAGVFVSGALQLPMGYAADRWNRKIMVVVGGMLSASGILYPFWATSFLDLFAGVCVFGLGGGIAMPALTALAVVKGEQRQAQGSVMAILTAAHSLGMFTGSVMAGLAMDFFTLSYAFPCGSIVMALGVLLFPILYHRNYHHGRHGRTRN
- a CDS encoding ATP-dependent helicase, which translates into the protein MQLSPPQQDAVDHTGSPALVVAGAGSGKTRTLTAKFSHLINMGHAPERILAITFTNKAAQEMKTRLMEMTGLHQARFEWVRTYHSACLMILKQHCQIMGYTPPLQVFTVYQQDKLIKELCVKNNIDKKYARRILSSISRAKNDGDPAKYFDRKPGFLNIRMADIFAQFEERLTEMNCVDFDNILLKTRDLLRDNEEVRNYYQDRFSYILVDEYQDTNNLQEELTSLLLGGHRNLFCVGDDWQAVYGFRGSNVNHFLRFAEKYKDAKIFRLEENYRSADEIVQTANDLIDYNPDKMDKRCFSQKKGGVVEIYEFMSDAHEAEWAARRILNLHKQGQGIPYDRMAVVYRTKFCSLPFEKTFRAFRIPYRLMGSQGFFERMEVLDINSYLSASFFPNDDLSFERIINTPKRGIGPAMIKKLAALRDQGGSLQGAARIMVRDRLVTKKVHENMSEVLDILDTIHDMAPAMAMETVIDRTGYYDYLKSKTKTDGEFVSKKENIEQLVHTARTKDTMLEYLEEAALIREDKDEDDQDENGVGLLTIHSAKGLEFDVVFIVGCEEGLFPHWRSVDEGDAALSEERRLMYVAMTRAERFLYLSHVNYRKGDFATPSRFIDQVRECLD
- a CDS encoding undecaprenyl-diphosphate phosphatase, whose protein sequence is MEIYQGIILGILQGLTEFLPVSSSGHLVLGQIYFNITDCGLVFDASVHMGTLGAVFIVYFKDIQEILKSIVYYAGTRNASGHEKNLALAAAIIIGSVPTAIIGLVLKRFEDILFTSSLLVGSMLIVTGALLWISRYYYRVDEGKHLTISRAVIIGIVQGLAVIPGISRSGATIATGLFTGLDRKTAARFSFLLSIPAILGAQVLSVKDVMESQGHIDSVTIYGTIASFIVGLAALKLLLKLVDTGKFHLFAPYCWLAGIIALFSNFI